From the Astatotilapia calliptera chromosome 6, fAstCal1.2, whole genome shotgun sequence genome, one window contains:
- the LOC113024606 gene encoding lysosomal alpha-mannosidase-like translates to MLHRRLRHDDFRGVGEPLNEISGIFPDGLVVRGRLLLTLDPPQTAADTHRPFAEGMVLQPLLTFTDGDLKPNTQLEFSGLLAALPPAVHLLTLSQWDEDSVLLRLEHQYQSSESKVSSQPVTVNLQKLFSTLEVLGVAELNLSANQWKDEMKRFDWTPEKGEKPLLKTFQDPSTWEVTLRPMEIRTFLLKVNLR, encoded by the exons ATG CTCCACCGCCGGCTGCGCCACGATGATTTCCGTGGTGTTGGTGAACCTCTCAACGAGATCTCTGGCATCTTCCCAGACGGGCTGGTGGTCCGCGGCCGCCTCCTGCTCACCCTCGATCCCCCGCAGACTGCTGCCGACACGCACCGCCCCTTCGCAGAGGGGATGGTGTTGCAGCCGCTGCTTACGTTTACTGATGGAGATCTGAAGCCAAACACTCAGCTGGAG TTCTCAGGGCTTCTGGCtgcactgccccctgctgtccACCTGCTGACACTCAGTCAGTGGGATGAAGACTCAGTGCTGCTGAGACTGGAGCATCAGTACCAGAGCTCAGAGAGCAAAGTGAGCTCTCAGCCAGTCACAGTCAACCTGCAG AAGCTGTTTTCAACTCTGGAGGTTCTGGGTGTGGCTGAGTTGAACCTGTCGGCCAATCAGTGGAAAGATGAGATGAAACGTTTTGACTGGACTCCTGAGAAAG GAGAAAAGCCGCTGCTGAAGACATTTCAAGACCCGTCCACGTGGGAGGTGACCTTAAGGCCAATGGAGATCCGAACGTTCCTTCTCAAAGTCAACCTTAGATAG